GTCTGTTTTCTTGCCACTCAGTTCGTTCGTTCAAGAGCATAACGAAATTTGAGCTTTTATAGAGCTCTTAGCCGAGTGTTATAAATCTGGAAGCCGACAAAGTCATAATGCTTATGAGCTCGCATAAAGATAAAGATTAAGTGTGCACTTGAAGTGTTATTAATTTGCACTAATCGAAATCAGTTTAAAGTTTGCTTTTACCCCCATTGTGGGCCATATGAGTATGATTGATATGCAAAGTTTGGCTTTAAAACGAACTGCACAACAACTTCGACATCGAAGTTCATTCAACCTTGTTGAGAAATGTGCCGAGGTAAACGAAAATCAGAAATGGTAAACCCAATAAACCCTAAAAAAGCTGAACATTAAAAAGTGTCTGCGCGGCATCTGCGAATGCCAAATGAATAATCATGTAAATTGGCTAAGAAAGCACATTTATCATTGTCATACCTAGACGCGACTTTATACGAAACTCCACACTTATGATACCCTATATGTGATACACTAGCTGCCTGCTAAAATTATTCTCACTTTTATTTAGTGTCGACATATTAGGCAAGGCCAGCAAAGTGTTAATTGTTAGCTAGCGCCAAAATATGACACACAAAGCCAAAGTACAGGCCATGCCACGAGGTTGCCTTATTGACGCATGTGACAAACTGCCCGCATGCCCCGCCCCATTTCAACCTAATGCTGTGACAATTTCACTGCTTGTGAATGTGAAATGTAACACATGTATGAgttggcaaaaacaaaattcaattttggcTGCGATTTAACATATTAATAATAGATCAACGGCGGGTAAACAAGTCGAACACACGAATCTCATCATGATGACAGGGCCAAAAGAATATTTAcgacaaacaaattgaatggGACAGCGTTGCGAAATGCTCGAGAGTTCATTGATAGCGCCCGGGGCTAAATATAGAACTCATTAGATGGAGTTTAAGTGAcatataaagaaattaagCGAATAACTTGTCATATTCGAAGTCAATTGTCGAGCCACAAAcgaatttgcatgcaaatccCAGCAGAAAAAAGAGACAAGAATTTAAcgaataaatttcaataaattaaatcaaatgccGCTTACTCTCAAATTGAATGTGCGTTGCACGAATCAATTAAAAGGCAATTGAACGCATAAATGTgtataaatttaagaaaatatccGATTGAAATTTGATTGAACATAATCGAACAAACGTCTGCTGATTCAATCAAactaaattctattaattcTTACACCCAACAGGCGCATTCCTAACTAATAATTCTTTTgctgtttcttttatttgcagAACGTACACTGTGCGAAATCGGTTGGGAGTCGGCGCTGATaagttaaaagaaaaaaaaacacacacattcataatgGTTAACGTTATTGCAGTGCGTATTCATTTTCAAGAGTTTTCCTTTCCATTTACATTTCCAATTGATGTCAATAACTTTTCGATTTCAGGACGACGGCGGCAAACATGCGCCACAGGAAATGGAACAATTCCTGCCCGGCGGCGGTATGAACAAGTAAGTACAGCAGCTCTATCTATAAATATAAGGCCATGAGCTAACAGATCTAATAAGTACATAAAAGAATTAAGTTTGCGTGCCAGACAATTAAACGTTAGTTTAGTCACACAAATTGCCCAATGATGCCGCCAAATGTCGCTCGACTCGTCAATTTACCAGGCGCCAGcatacacaatatatatatatatatatatggatatatgtatttgagCTCAATCGTGGCCCGacattagatatatatatttatggttcATGACCGCAGCAGATATTAACTAGCAAGCTGCCTGTAATTATAAGCAACAAATGTGTTTGCAAGTATAAAGAGCTTAACCAGTTGAGAGTCGCACTTTTTAACGAACTTATCATATAATATTACGGATCCACATATAATTAGAAGTGTAATCGTATAGGTTTATTATTGCCATATAATACGTACTTAGCTTGAAGCCTACGTTAAAGTATAGCCCGTGGAATAGTACGTAGCACAAAAAGGCCCTATTTCTATCTATCCATGAACTAACTtaagtacatatattgtaCATTTGTACTTGCATGTTTTTTACATGGAAACAGATAATCTTACACGTATttgcagcacacaaaaaatatttttgtgtaaaCTCTTGACTTTGcatattgttgttttcattttgcaacGCGAGATCAGCTGAATgctgaattatttattttattgccaatacaaatatatatatatttttgcagcctgtcaaagcaaatatttaaatgacaaTTGGAAGCGCAACCTCTCAAAACCTCTCTCGAAATTATGTAAACAGGCAAATGCTTTTTTTTGCTGACTTTTAAGATATACTATATTTTGCTTGCGTTAACATTTATATTCAGCGGGGAGCTGCAAACTTtgctcaaataaaaaaaaaacaggaactaaaactaattatttatttgaattctGAAATATAACGAAAACTTTGCAATTTGAAAATTCATGATCAGCTGATAACCTTTCGCTTGCTGTGGAAGCAAAACATGAACTTTTAATGATAATAGAACAATATAATGAGAAaagatttttataaaaacaactaTAAAtaatacgtatgtatataaatttaattatggtTGCGGTAcaggcatttatttatgtgcctATAATTATGTGCTTATCAGGCAAATTCCACACAATGCTATTGTCCATAATCGGATTTGGAGGTTTTAcaagaattgtttttttttaaatatagcaCAATTATACATTCAACGTGACTAGTCAGAAGTTCAACATAGAACATCCTGTTCTTTTGACAgtcttttaaataaaagccaacaataaaatatcaaaatttataaatattttatttgccaaaagcttttttgttaaatgaaTGCATTTGGCTTTGCCTTAAGCACTCTTTGTCAAGCACACAGCATTTTCTTTAATGCCTAAAAGTAGGCAATGGTAAATTTTGATATTGTGGCTTGGTTTTCTTTCTTGCGGTTGCAATTGCTTGCTGCGGCTGATGCAATGAGATGGCTGCTTGGAATCAGGCTCGGTCCAACAACTGGCCAATCACAATTGGCTCGCGCGTACAGACCAAATTCGGattgtgcatttatttttttgcgttTGTGTTTTGCGACGCTTGTAAACATTAAATGAGACGTCGGCCAAACGACTATAATTGCAGATGCAGCAATTCCAAAGCCAAAAGAATTTCACTCACGGCTGGCCGCATACAACATATAAGAAAATGGTGCACTCGTTGATGgcatttagttgttgtttggGCCGTGAACAGTGTGCAGATCAGTTCAGAGCATGGCCAATAGCGACCTAGTACCCACTCACGTTGAGCTGAGGTGACTTCCATAAGAACTAACCTTATTGGCAATGCTAACGTATATTAATAAACTcttcttgtttatttacagATACAAGATCCAGCCACGGAAATCAGATGCCGAGCAGGCCTTGGCTAACAATGATTTTGATCCGTTTGCGATGCGCGACAATGAGCATCCCACTACGTAAGTCTGCAGCCCAAGAGGAGGCCATATTTGACTtaactttaattatttttttattttgtcaacTCTCTCGTTTTAGTGATAACGAAACTTTGACGCATTTGCTGAAGGCCTCTTTGGGCACTGGCATTCTGGGCATGCCGTTTGCCTTTATGTATTCGGGTCTTGTGATGGGCATCATTGCCACCATTTTTACTGCCTTTGTCTGCACGCACTGCAGTTACGTGCTGGTAGGTTTCCGACTGTCCAAATTTGCTTATTGAACTTTGTACTTAATGGATTTTACGCTTCTGCAGGTCAAATGCGGTCACAAATTGTACTACAAGACACGTCGCACCAAGATGACATTTGCGGAAATCGCTGAGGCTGCATTCCAGAAGGGACCGAAGAGTTTGCGCGGTTTCGCGCCCGTGGCCAAGTTCTCCATATTGTTTGGCCTGTTCCTCACATACTTTGGCACCTGCTCTGTGTATACAGTTATTGTGGCCAAGAACTTTGAGCAGGTGCTTGAGCATTGGTTTGATTGTGAAATCGAGTCGCGTGTCATCATTTGCATAATGCTCGTGCCATTGATCCTTATTGCTTGGGTGCCCAATCTGAAATACCTGGCGCCCGTTTCGATGGTGGCCAATGTTTTCATGGGTCTCGGTTTGGGCATTACGTTCTACTATCTGGTCCAGGATCTGCCGCCAATTCAGGAACGTGCGCTCTTCACCTTGTCCACACTGCCCGCGTTCTTCTCCATAACCATCTTTGCCATGGAGGCAATTGGTGTTGTTATGCCGCTGGAGAACAACATGAAGACGCCAAAGAATTTCCTTGGCATTTGCGGTGTGCTCAGCCAGGGCATGTCGGGTGTTACCTTGATATATATGCTTCTGGGTTTCCTTGGCTATATGCGCTATGGCAATGCAACTGGCGAGAGCATCACCTTGAATCTGCCCATCGAGGAATGGCCCGCCCAGGCAGTGAAAGTCTTAATTGCTCTGGCCGTCTATTGTACATTTGGACTGCAGTTCTATGTGTGCCTGGAGATTGTTTGGGATGGCATCAAGGAAAAGTGCACCAAACGTCCCACATTCGTCAATTACGTGCTGCGGTAAGCTATCATATTGAAATCGATCTCAAGTTATACTTGTACTTATACCAAACTTGTTAATTCGCTTGTAGCACTGTTCTGGTAACTGCCGCTGTAGTGCTGGCCATCTCAGTGCCTACTATAGCACCATTTATGGGTCTTATTGGCGCCTTCTGCTTCTCTATACTCGGTCTGATTTTTCCGGTAAGTGCAGATCATTTAACTCTTAACTATTGGCCTAACACTAGAATCTTCCTTTTTTAGGTTATTATTGAGCTTGTCGTGCATTGGGATTCCGGTTTCGGTGCAGGCAAATGGATACTGTGGAAAAACATAATCATCATCTTGTGCGGCATTGGCGCCCTTGTCTTTGGCTCTCATTCTGCCATCAAGGACATCATGAAGGTTTACAGCACAACCACAGAAGCCCAATAAATGGTTTCCTTTTGGCTTATccaaacatatatatgggaACTTGGACATAATCTCCGGTGCATAACACACAAAAACCGTAATGCAAAAAGTGCTATACCAAgggatatatatttattatatacacTATTTGTACACATTTGAGGAATATACTTTTTAGCATAGTCTGTAGCGCTGCAGGAGCCAGCCGGGAGTAGCTCCTGTTTATTTCCTAGATATCTAACTATTGTTAGATGTAAAACTGCGCCCACACTTTGTATATTTTTCGTTAAAGCGCATTACTAAACTAGTACCCTTAGGTTAACTATATTCGAGTGCCTATCCAAGTAGCACACAGCACCAAACTGTCCGTTTTTGCACGTTTTAGTACACATGCAAAtgcagttatatatatatatataaatatttgttgagtacattttAGTACCGAATCTAAACAGTTAACTAGCTTAAACTCTGCTACTTTAAACCAATATCGAAGTTGGAAATGATtctgaaacacacacacacacacacacaccctcatacattttattttgatgttAGTACATATTAGTATCAAGGTAAAATAGACTTTTAGAGCACTTTCTTTTCTCCCCTCTCTGTTCTAAAAGAGTATTacgaaaaaaaccaaaattgcaatcatttattatttttgtttgttgcaagCACttgcaacatatttttttagcATGTTTAGTTTATAAGCAACATGATTTGGTTCTAGGTTCCTAAAAGCTTTGCAAGCcattcaaaaaagtttttatttttgtatatacattttgcaGGCTTTTCGGAGcccagcccaaaaaaaaaaaaaaaaacaaattaaatagcCAAATTGGCAATGAGTTactcaaattatatttttttatacatacttatgtagtataattttctaaaaaagaaaaagagaaaaaaactgGAAAATTAGAGAATTATTCAATTATGCGATATTCTTAATGCACactacatttttgttgcttaacatttgtatttttaatatagaaaattaaataaaaactattgaatattaaaaactcatacaactacaacaaatattaaaataataacaaaacagCACCAAAAGACACCGAATaagaatcaaattaaaaacagtttttgcatttaaacCTTTGTGCACTGAAAAACAACGAAGCTGATTTAACTGTAAAGCAAAAAGTTAACTTTTATATTAGGTCTTTAAAGACGGTAGATCAGTCAATTGTTCAGCTAGACGAGATCGAGaattatatagtttatatgctatatatatatgcaaagctGTTGGAAATAATCTAGTTCTTTATATTGAAAACTATTTGGAATTGAAACTTGTCCATATTACGTATTGATGAAAAGAGCTAAGATTGATataattgtttactttttgaaaagtgtttaaatttcaaacaaaACAAGCCCGGAAAATGatcataataaaaatgtaacataaaataaacactTGTTAAATTTTAGGCTTATGCAATTAAGAATGTTGAAGTCGATTGTGATCGACTGAGCGATACCCTGTGCGTAGCTAAAATACGCTTAAATACTGAATGCTTGCAATTTTGATTGTTCGATTAATTGTTACTCAATATCTGagcataaaattaattagctTTAAGACTTGGTCGACAGCAGCACGTGGCGCAAGGTACCCAAAATCGTGGACTGTGTTGTGACTCTCAAATTGATTTGCCACAGTTGTGCTATCAGCAGGTCCCACACAATGTCTGATCGCAAATTTCATTGGAGACGGTCAAAGCAGTTGGCATTTCAAGCAATTGAACCAGCCTATGGGCCAATTCAGGTAACCTCCGAGTCAATGCGCTTGCGACGCGCTCTTGAGGCCATTGCCGGCCCACTCAATCAATGGTGGTGAGGGTCTGGAGAGCGGATCGTGTTATTGGCTTGTCATATTTATGCGACAGTTTCGAAAGGCTTTGTTTGTCCGTTGCCGTGCAGACGTGGGAATGTCTAGGTAATCCTTGACTCAAAGCTTGCAGCGCAAGCGTTTCCAATTTGTAGTGGATTGCAGAAACCCTCCAGGAAACCCGCTGCCTCAACCAATTAGCGCATGACAAGCAGCAGCGAACTCGAGAGCCAACAATAGTGCCCGACCACAAGATGACTTGCTACCAATTCAGTGCATACCACAAGCTGCCCACTACGCGCTGACCATTTGTCTGGGCCAGTTGTGGCcagttgtggctgttgtggcCAAGGTCGACGGCgattcaaaataattaatcTCTTAATTGTCATCAGCATCGTCTCGTCAATGGGATGCTGTGTGCACGCTGATGTTGCATCTTGCTCAAGGTCAGCGGGGGCAGCAATAGAAGCTCGCCAGAAGCTGCTGCTCCGTTTTGTGGTTGAGGTTTCCGCTCGTGTAATTGGTAATGTAAAACCATTTTTGGGCCATTGTGTAATCCGCgataattacaattacatttaCAAGAGCTGCTTTGTGTATCGCATTTCAAATGTTTCGTCTTTGGCTGCGGCTCGTTTGTAGGCCATTCTTATCGAGACTATCTGCATAGAAACTTTCACCAACTTGGTATACTTTAAACGCGCATAAATACATTTCGGATGTTTGTCTATGAGCTGTCATTTTTATATGACATGCAATTGGAATTTTAAGTGCAGACGCTTGCGAGTGTTTCGGGTACTCGAATACATAGTTATGAATGCGGATCGAAACGTGTTTAGCTAGCATTTCGGAAAAGCGAACTTCTCAGGCCACAAATCATTTCACTTTCACAAGCCTCTCAAggtccaaaaaaaaatgtaaaacaaccCCATCAATTTTCTAACAAAGCAATcgaatgaaaacaacaaaaattaaaacccTTCAGCAGCCAAGTGCCTGAGCAAGAGCCacataaattatacaaatacttattataataacaaaaacaatcaataaatttaaaaacattataGCAAATTGTTAACTGAAGCGcaatcaacaacaaactaCAAGtgtacacaaaaacaaaagcccaaaaaaaaaaacaatggcaTTCACTTTCAAAAGAAGGggaacaaaataacaaaacgatTGACTACAAAATTGCCCAGtccaaacagaaaaaaaaataaaaactattgtAATTATGCATAACAAAGATATTGGCAAGCCAAATATTGAAAGTCTCAAGTGAAGTAGCGCATCCAATCGACCCGAACGATTGAGTTCATCATCGACGCCAACTTGGCCAGCTTAACAAGAAgattaattaattactttggtcaaaatgtgtgtgtagttttttgtttttttttttgtttcttgttggGCTTAAACAAATGAAgcgcaaaatattaaatggcAACTAATTTGGCAGTCGAGCTTTAAAGTAAAAGCCATAGGAAATGTCTGTAGATCGCTCAACAAATTTGCAGCCgctttataccctgtaattcaaaatgggtataaagaGGGAGTTTGAATTACAGTTTTCGAGATGTGATATTTAAAACTTCAGATTCTCGCTCTAATAAACTATCTTGTAGTTCACTCTCATTCAAGGTGACTCGTCGGAGAACTTACTCTGTTCTTCAGTATTTATGCTGACAATATAATACTCTTgagcatatataaatttattaatatttaaaaaggaatatatgttaaattaaCTCAGACATCGACAAGCTTTATTCCCTGACATAtagtataattaattttaacagGGTAGCATTAAGCTGATCATAATCTCATGAAAATTAGATGCATCTGTGAGTTCGCATAACTTATAAGTTAGCTCAGCCGATAATCCAAAAACTGGAAGTTTTTAAGGgatatctgtctgtctgactaaTATAGCTCTtactattttgtattttgggcAATCTTCAGAttatggcagcaacaacatgatGATGATTGTCGTGCCAGGCAACCACGTGATGTTTGCAGCTTGCTGagtgttgttgtcgtcgtcgtcgtcggcagcagcagcagcagaggaaAGAGCAGAGGCAACAGCAGAGGGCACCTGGTGTTGGGCACCCGCCACAGATCAGCGCGCTTTGTGCATTTGCATTCATTATGTTTGGCACCGTCGTCGCGACCACAACGCCACCGCACAACGCAGTTGCTCCACTCGCAGCTGGAAGATCATCGACAGACAGTTGGATTCTTAAGCTCATTTTCAGCACGTCATTCAATTTcggcgagtgtgtgtgtgcatgtgtttgtgtgtgttgcaatTTTTGGCGCattgaaaaatatgtttgaaaTGTGGATTTGTGTACCGAACTGCTAACACTTGTTTGCTGAGAACTAGAGTTGTGCCAGGTCGATTGACTTGACCTTTAGCTGAAATTCTATTCAAATTGTTTGAGAAGAAACAACTTGATATGTTGTCACCACATGTCTTGCACATAATTGTGCTGATCTGTTTGAGCGCTGCTGTCTTTAGCGAAGAGTCGACATATGCGGAACGCAACCACAAGGTGGGTAGGTCACACTATCATATCTAAGGCCATAAATAATccatgcaaaaataaaaaaaaaaccaattaaagaAACGTCAAATCTATCGTGAGCAAGTGCTGCCGCATGCGGGCGGCAAGATACCCGACACCGCCTTTGAGACGGATCGTCT
The sequence above is a segment of the Drosophila virilis strain 15010-1051.87 chromosome 3, Dvir_AGI_RSII-ME, whole genome shotgun sequence genome. Coding sequences within it:
- the path gene encoding proton-coupled amino acid transporter-like protein pathetic isoform X2, with protein sequence MANSDLVPTHVELRYKIQPRKSDAEQALANNDFDPFAMRDNEHPTTDNETLTHLLKASLGTGILGMPFAFMYSGLVMGIIATIFTAFVCTHCSYVLVKCGHKLYYKTRRTKMTFAEIAEAAFQKGPKSLRGFAPVAKFSILFGLFLTYFGTCSVYTVIVAKNFEQVLEHWFDCEIESRVIICIMLVPLILIAWVPNLKYLAPVSMVANVFMGLGLGITFYYLVQDLPPIQERALFTLSTLPAFFSITIFAMEAIGVVMPLENNMKTPKNFLGICGVLSQGMSGVTLIYMLLGFLGYMRYGNATGESITLNLPIEEWPAQAVKVLIALAVYCTFGLQFYVCLEIVWDGIKEKCTKRPTFVNYVLRTVLVTAAVVLAISVPTIAPFMGLIGAFCFSILGLIFPVIIELVVHWDSGFGAGKWILWKNIIIILCGIGALVFGSHSAIKDIMKVYSTTTEAQ
- the path gene encoding proton-coupled amino acid transporter-like protein pathetic isoform X1, which encodes MVNVIADDGGKHAPQEMEQFLPGGGMNKYKIQPRKSDAEQALANNDFDPFAMRDNEHPTTDNETLTHLLKASLGTGILGMPFAFMYSGLVMGIIATIFTAFVCTHCSYVLVKCGHKLYYKTRRTKMTFAEIAEAAFQKGPKSLRGFAPVAKFSILFGLFLTYFGTCSVYTVIVAKNFEQVLEHWFDCEIESRVIICIMLVPLILIAWVPNLKYLAPVSMVANVFMGLGLGITFYYLVQDLPPIQERALFTLSTLPAFFSITIFAMEAIGVVMPLENNMKTPKNFLGICGVLSQGMSGVTLIYMLLGFLGYMRYGNATGESITLNLPIEEWPAQAVKVLIALAVYCTFGLQFYVCLEIVWDGIKEKCTKRPTFVNYVLRTVLVTAAVVLAISVPTIAPFMGLIGAFCFSILGLIFPVIIELVVHWDSGFGAGKWILWKNIIIILCGIGALVFGSHSAIKDIMKVYSTTTEAQ